The following coding sequences lie in one Sorghum bicolor cultivar BTx623 chromosome 6, Sorghum_bicolor_NCBIv3, whole genome shotgun sequence genomic window:
- the LOC8070262 gene encoding uncharacterized protein LOC8070262, producing MNRSGKRRKRKKRGDERAAAGAPSLSSASFDRHVFPILFAAARATRQTSSSSSPPAALAARLLRRVLSRSPQTLSPLPGSFVALLPLLLSSSCSSVAALSCEVLGAAALRCMETGEMLASDSGIASGLARALGSRSQRVIEAACNSILDLSASSVGRERLAGSPVLPRTLHLFCQVESVYGFAQSGSTESTESPTEANKILCLIIDTMVLLVNSCKIDNLQSLQQELVRNVLSLLYKIWKKTQLLRSSTDCNMWKNKLQSKEYEISEAIFRLSIGLASPACPEPDVVRKSIFGQAVSDFETFVLAYWEKLPNLYRRKQSTQMDSSVFAALHSAFNLGTAPDSIIESLIKGLVSCPAIASDELDINSFLHEVHDSLGDSVKYRQDIRVIRTQDPNDQTSRGCMTEEHFFDDGAVFMDEDAFIGRCKHAFKNGYSIALRGMEFRSEKVAAIASALADLFGQPSVGANIYFSPARSQGLARHYDDHCVLVWQLLGSKKWMIWPNPKPLLPRLYDPFDPLDGTLDKNIGRVEVLLEGDMMYVPRGYVHEARTDVGGSEVNAYADYSLHLTLAIEVEPPFEWEGFAHIALHCWTEKQQLRDSQFVEFKGKVETSLFAIVLHVAIRLHSDSDPVFRKACMVAAKLPSSSTCTTTHLKALQSSQRSTFDEILRKIDQNCSIKEALKRITLAVKEGEDEAFQWMSWLRHLPQQGVDRIDFCNIFGALEELLEAFNSNPDHAMADFTAFKSGFCQRVVYEDVCESFETLLEMYRTTRTRYMRGMLALHGAGAHVS from the exons ATGAATCGGAGCGGGAAGAGGAGAAAGAGGAAGAAGCGCGGCGATGAAAGGGCCGCTGCCGGTGCGCCCTCGCTCTCCTCCGCCTCCTTCGACCGCCACGTGTTCCCCATCCTCTTCGCCGCCGCCCGAGCCACCCGCCAAACCAGCAGCTCCTCCTCCCCGCCCGCTGCGCTCGCGGCCCGCCTCCTGCGCCGTGTGCTCTCCCGCTCGCCGCAGACGCTCTCCCCTCTCCCGGGCTCCTTCGTCGcgctcctccccctcctcctctcctccag CTGCTCTTCTGTCGCCGCGCTGAGCTGCGAGGTGCTCGGCGCGGCAGCGTTGCGGTGCATGGAGACCGGCGAGATGCTGGCTTCCGACAGCGGCATCGCCAGCGGCCTGGCGAGGGCGCTAGGAAGTAGAAGCCAGCGAGTGATTGAGGCTGCCTGTAATTCTATATTGGATCTCTCGGCGTCTTCAGTCGGCAGGGAGCGACTTGCAGGCTCACCTGTTCTGCCCAGGACATT GCATCTATTTTGTCAGGTGGAATCTGTTTATGGATTTGCCCAAAGCGGAAGCACTGAGTCTACAGAAAGTCCTACAGAAGCAAATAAAATCCTGTGCTTGATCATTGACACAATGGTGCTCTTGGTGAACTCTTGTAAGATTGACAATTTGCAGAGTCTACAGCAGGAGCTAGTAAGGAACGTTCTGTCGTTGTTGTACAAAATCTGGAAGAAAACTCAACTCTTGAGATCGTCAACTGATTGCAACATGTGGAAGAATAAACTTCAAAGTAAAGAATATGAGATATCTGAGGCTATTTTCAGGCTTTCGATTGGTCTTGCTTCTCCAGCCTGCCCAGAGCCTGATGTGGTCAGGAAAAGTATTTTTGGCCAAGCAGTGTCCGACTTTGAAACTTTTGTCCTGGCCTACTGGGAGAAGTTGCCTAATTTGTACAGGAGGAAACAAAGCACTCAAATGGATAGTTCTGTGTTCGCTGCACTGCACAGTGCTTTTAATCTTGGAACAGCACCTGATTCTATCATTGAATCATTAATAAAGGGTCTTGTTTCTTGCCCTGCTATTGCTTCTGATGAACTTGACATAAATTCATTTCTCCATGAGGTTCATGATTCCTTGGGTGATTCTGTAAAGTACAGGCAAGACATTAGAGTCATCAGAACACAAGATCCAAATGACCAAACTTCAAGGGGATGTATGACCGAGGAGCATTTTTTCGATGATGGAGCAGTCTTCATGGATGAAGATGCATTCATCGGAAGATGTAAACATGCCTTTAAGAATGGTTATTCGATTGCCTTGCGTGGCATGGAGTTCCGGTCTGAGAAGGTTGCTGCTATAGCTTCTGCCCTGGCTGATCTATTTGGGCAGCCTTCTGTAGGAGCCAACATATACTTCTCACCTGCAAGATCTCAAGGCCTGGCCCGACACTATGACGATCACTGTGTACTTGTTTGGCAGCTACTTGGTAGCAAGAAATGGATGATTTGGCCTAATCCGAAGCCACTTTTGCCCAGACTATATGATCCGTTTGACCCTTTAGATGGTACTTTAGACAAGAACATTGGGAGAGTGGAGGTTTTACTTGAAGGGGACATGATGTACGTCCCCAGAGGCTATGTTCATGAGGCTCGCACTGATGTTGGTGGATCAGAGGTGAATGCATACGCTGATTACTCACTCCATCTGACCCTTGCTATTGAGGTCGAGCCACCCTTTGA GTGGGAAGGTTTTGCACATATCGCCCTTCATTGTTGGACAGAGAAGCAGCAGCTTAGAGATTCTCAATTTGTCGAGTTCAAGGGGAAAGTGGAAACTTCCTTATTTGCTATTGTACTGCATGTGGCCATCAGGTTGCACTCCGACAGTGATCCTGTTTTCAGGAAGGCATGCATGGTTGCGGCAAAGCTTCCATCATCCAGTACCTGCACAACGACTCACTTGAAGGCTCTTCAAAGCAGCCAGAGGTCAACTTTCGATGAGATACTGAGGAAGATCGATCAGAACTGCAGCATCAAGGAAGCGTTGAAGCGCATCACGTTGGCCGTGAAAGAGGGAGAAGATGAAGCCTTCCAGTGGATGAGCTGGCTCAGGCACCTGCCTCAGCAAGGAGTTGACAGAATCGATTTCTGCAATATTTTTGGAGCCCTGGAAGAGCTGCTTGAGGCTTTCAACTCTAACCCTGACCATGCCATGGCTGACTTCACAGCCTTCAAGTCAGGGTTTTGCCAGCGCGTCGTGTATGAGGACGTGTGCGAGAGCTTTGAGACTTTGCTTGAGATGTACAGGACGACTAGGACTCGGTACATGAGGGGAATGCTGGCGTTGCACGGGGCAGGTGCACATGTGAGCTGA
- the LOC110436381 gene encoding glutamine synthetase, chloroplastic, protein MPVAVAATGCEIFIRAPPPQPDTRLLSLSPRRLVSSRVVCARHRSRLPSGRRGAAAGPSSVGSGMAAQAVVPAMQCQVGVKAAAGARARPAAAGGRVWGVRSRTGRGGASPGFKVMAVSTGSTGVVPRLEQLLNMDTTPYTDKIIAEYIWVGGSGIDIRSKSRTISKPVEDPSELPKWNYDGSSTGQAPGEDSEVILYPQAIFKDPFRGGNNILVICDTYTPQGEPLPTNKRHRAAQIFSDPKVVEQVPWFGIEQEYTLLQKDVNWPLGWPVGGYPGPQGPYYCAVGADKSFGRDISDAHYKACLYAGINISGTNGEVMPGQWEYQVGPSVGIEAGDHIWISRYILERITEQAGVVLTLDPKPIQGDWNGAGCHTNYSTKTMREDGGFEDIKRAILNLSLRHDLHISAYGEGNERRLTGKHETASIETFSWGVANRGCSVRVGRDTEAKGKGYLEDRRPASNMDPYIVTGLLAETTILWQPTLEAEVLAAKKLALKV, encoded by the exons ATGCCTGTTGCCGTCGCGGCCACTGGATGCGAAATATTTATACGCGCTCCGCCCCCACAACCCGACACCCGcctgctctctctctcccctcgtcgtctcgtctcgtctcgcGTCGTCTGCGCTCGTCACAG GTCTCGACTGCCGAGTGGGAGGAGAGGGGCGGCGGCCGGTCCGTCATCCGTTGGTTCGGGAATGGCGGCGCAGGCGGTGGTGCCGGCGATGCAGTGCCAGGTCGGAGtgaaggcggcggcgggcgcCCGGGcgaggccggcggcggcgggaggcaGGGTGTGGGGCGTCAGGAGTAGgaccggccgcggcggcgcctcGCCGGGGTTCAAGGTCATGGCCGTCAGCACGGGCAGCACCGGGGTGGTGCCACGCCTGGAGCAGCTGCTCAACATGGACACCACGCCCTACACCGACAAGATCATCGCCGAGTACATCTG GGTCGGAGGATCTGGAATCGACATCAGAAGCAAATCAAGG ACAATTTCAAAACCGGTGGAGGATCCCTCAGAACTACCGAAATGGAACTATGATGGGTCAAGCACAGGGCAAGCCCCCGGAGAAGACAGTGAAGTCATTCTATA CCCCCAGGCTATCTTCAAGGACCCATTCCGAGGTGGCAACAACATTTTG GTTATCTGTGATACCTACACGCCACAGGGTGAACCCCTTCCTACTAACAAACGGCACAGGGCTGCGCAAATTTTTAGTGACCCAAAGGTCGTTGAACAAGTGCCATG GTTTGGCATAGAGCAAGAGTACACTTTGCTCCAGAAAGATGTGAATTGGCCTCTTGGTTGGCCTGTTGGAGGCTACCCTGGTCCCCAG GGTCCCTACTACTGTGCTGTAGGAGCAGACAAATCATTTGGCCGTGACATATCAGATGCTCACTACAAGGCTTGCCTTTATGCTGGAATTAACATTAGTGGAACAAACGGGGAGGTCATGCCTGGTCAG TGGGAGTACCAAGTTGGACCTAGTGTTGGCATTGAAGCAGGAGATCACATATGGATTTCAAGATACATTCTCGAG AGAATCACAGAGCAAGCTGGGGTTGTCCTTACCCTTGATCCAAAACCAATTCAG GGTGACTGGAATGGAGCTGGCTGCCACACAAATTACAG CACAAAGACCATGCGTGAAGATGGAGGATTTGAAGATATCAAGAGAGCAATCCTGAATCTTTCTCTGCGCCATGATTTGCATATTAGTGCATACGGAGAAGGAAATGAAAGAAGATTGACAGGGAAGCATGAGACCGCTAGCATCGAGACCTTCTCATGG GGTGTGGCAAACCGTGGCTGCTCTGTTCGTGTGGGGCGAGATACCGAGGCAAAAGGGAAAG GTTACCTAGAAGACCGTCGCCCGGCATCAAACATGGACCCATACATTGTGACGGGGCTACTGGCTGAAACAACAATTCTCTGGCAACCAACCCTTGAAGCGGAGGTTCTTGCCGCCAAGAAGCTGGCGCTGAAGGTATGA
- the LOC8082532 gene encoding BTB/POZ and MATH domain-containing protein 2, with protein sequence MTTSASEVSVCSHLFTVKGYAHTRGIGVGSAIESPAFDAAGHRWSVAFFPDGDEQDSRGHISVYIKLVGGTGDATVLYGFSLVDPTGAAPDPEASNVATFRSGAYRGIDRFMEHQTFEASPYLRDDCFTIKCVIGAVKGPGPPPLPVAASELHHDFDRLVVDGGSSTPTEQAVLLYSSAR encoded by the coding sequence ATGACGACGTCGGCGAGCGAGGTCTCGGTGTGCTCGCACCTGTTCACGGTGAAAGGCTACGCCCACACCAGGGGCATCGGCGTGGGCAGCGCCATCGAGTCGCCGGCGTTCGACGCGGCCGGCCACCGCTGGTCCGTCGCGTTCTTCCCGGACGGCGACGAACAGGACTCGAGGGGGCACATCTCCGTCTACATCAAGCTCGTCGGCGGCACCGGAGACGCCaccgtgctctacggcttcagCCTCGTCGACCCGACCGGCGCCGCGCCGGACCCGGAGGCCTCGAATGTTGCCACGTTCCGGAGCGGAGCCTACAGGGGTATCGACCGTTTCATGGAGCACCAGACCTTCGAGGCGTCCCCGTACCTGCGGGACGACTGCTTCACCATCAAGTGTGTCATCGGCGCCGTCAAGGGGCCCggtccgccgccgctgccggtgGCGGCCTCGGAGCTGCACCACGATTTCGACCGACTTGTGGTGGACGGCGGCAGTTCGACGCCGACTGAGCAAGCCgtgctgctctactcatcagcaagataa